One part of the bacterium genome encodes these proteins:
- a CDS encoding M23 family metallopeptidase, with translation MTTIGILFSSYTGDERIADLSTENQILKNQISETNDRINDLMKQVDVIRAKDSELRLISNLPDVDEILKDAGIGGSDFQFSYNPDLISSEADRLIRGNLMSLEKLETNIKLELQSYADLNEKINANLDKLNYIPSICPIKKGRVTDRFGVRRSFRSWKSHTGLDIAARWGTPVYVTADGVVESVTWRGGYGKSIIVDHGNGIKTLYGHLSAYNVRRGQAVKRNQKIAEVGSTGLSTGPHLHYEVRVNDIMQNPELYIFFDMVNYLEVK, from the coding sequence ATGACTACGATAGGGATTCTATTCTCTTCTTATACAGGCGACGAGCGCATTGCCGACTTAAGCACCGAAAACCAAATCCTCAAAAATCAGATCAGTGAAACCAATGACCGCATCAACGATTTGATGAAGCAAGTAGACGTCATTAGAGCCAAGGATAGCGAATTACGACTGATATCAAATCTACCGGATGTCGATGAAATTTTAAAAGACGCTGGAATCGGCGGCAGTGATTTTCAATTCAGTTATAATCCTGATCTCATTTCATCCGAAGCTGATCGGCTGATCCGTGGCAATCTTATGAGCCTCGAAAAATTGGAAACCAATATTAAATTGGAATTACAGAGCTACGCTGACTTGAATGAAAAAATCAATGCCAATTTAGATAAGTTGAATTACATCCCTTCGATTTGCCCCATCAAAAAAGGCCGCGTAACCGATCGTTTTGGCGTTCGTCGTAGTTTCCGTTCATGGAAATCGCATACAGGCTTGGACATTGCTGCACGATGGGGAACACCGGTATATGTTACGGCCGATGGAGTCGTCGAATCGGTTACCTGGAGAGGCGGTTACGGTAAATCAATCATCGTCGATCACGGTAATGGCATCAAAACTTTATACGGGCACCTCTCCGCTTACAATGTTCGTCGCGGCCAAGCCGTAAAGCGGAATCAGAAAATTGCCGAAGTCGGAAGCACAGGTTTATCTACCGGTCCGCATTTGCATTATGAAGTGCGCGTTAACGACATCATGCAAAATCCGGAACTTTATATCTTCTTCGATATGGTTAACTACCTGGAAGTAAAATAA